In the Mycobacteriales bacterium genome, one interval contains:
- the secE gene encoding preprotein translocase subunit SecE, giving the protein MSSDSGIGATAIDEPVAEPAPAAGGKGAKKPPKDRRGLGRVTRLWREVAAEMRKVIWPTRRELVAYSTVVLVFVTAMVLLVAGLDYGFTRAVLAVFG; this is encoded by the coding sequence GTGAGCAGCGACAGTGGCATCGGCGCCACGGCGATCGACGAGCCGGTAGCCGAGCCCGCCCCGGCTGCCGGTGGCAAGGGCGCGAAGAAGCCCCCGAAGGACCGCCGCGGTCTCGGCCGCGTCACGCGCCTGTGGCGCGAGGTCGCGGCCGAGATGCGCAAGGTCATCTGGCCGACGCGCCGTGAGCTCGTGGCGTACTCCACCGTCGTCCTGGTCTTCGTGACGGCGATGGTCCTGCTCGTCGCCGGGCTCGACTACGGGTTCACCCGGGCGGTGCTCGCCGTCTTCGGCTGA